From Natrinema amylolyticum, the proteins below share one genomic window:
- a CDS encoding DUF7524 family protein, with the protein MSGTEVTVHVNRGAANALEAASETLETSESFGVLLHGHETPAHVHCRLDDDLDRIASLSETNYYIEPDTVTAVPVAVNADVIDRPVDGRLEVLAGYGSESVTIDVTVIPGPPDVDVDESLAEPARPEPDPTALERAIDRFTALSGLEPATLVVLALGAVAVSVAALTAATIGGPVATAGMGIVVAGVLVALLLLLQ; encoded by the coding sequence ATGTCCGGAACCGAGGTCACCGTCCACGTCAACCGCGGGGCCGCCAACGCGCTCGAGGCGGCGAGCGAGACGCTCGAGACCAGCGAGTCGTTCGGGGTCCTGTTACACGGCCACGAGACGCCCGCGCACGTTCACTGCCGTCTCGACGATGACCTCGACCGGATCGCATCGCTCAGTGAGACCAACTACTACATCGAACCGGATACCGTGACCGCAGTCCCGGTCGCCGTCAATGCCGACGTCATCGACCGACCCGTCGACGGCCGTCTCGAGGTGCTGGCCGGCTACGGCTCCGAATCGGTCACGATCGACGTCACCGTCATTCCCGGGCCGCCGGACGTCGACGTCGACGAATCGCTCGCCGAACCCGCTCGACCGGAGCCCGACCCGACGGCGCTCGAGCGCGCTATCGATCGCTTCACCGCCCTGAGTGGACTCGAGCCGGCGACGCTCGTCGTGCTCGCGCTCGGCGCGGTCGCGGTCAGCGTCGCGGCGCTGACGGCGGCGACGATCGGTGGCCCCGTCGCCACGGCCGGGATGGGTATCGTCGTCGCCGGCGTTCTCGTGGCGCTGCTCTTGTTGCTCCAGTAG
- a CDS encoding DR2241 family protein: protein MTVATDDLETLLERASAGVAFDGLRVAETDGEYVLETAENEWAGLDETELRRALESAEEYVTNWYYWQETVGGEGTARRAFLRWCERAPLVDADPDDATTGPWSDGGGDDDATGRPATLGVTERYDALRGGIDREWGQLSITVRFVDIDDPDGERVYDLWHVDDADSDISDLEIYDDPRDARELATYDEDGRYRPLKTAPTLPGGWAFTGLSGDELVETVEFFYPATVANWHRELRGNLDVDHWLETAERQTGIYDVIDELPREAVEWMAEACCVDSQCLRRREWQYEDGDDLDVDGGDGPFPCREPCSLVIAAARKWAILESEDEHTYELELTTSELNQLEELIDAVAEDRTDEIREADVNDGANRYRARYLRAKRFDDEGDLEATRVDD, encoded by the coding sequence GTGACGGTGGCGACGGACGATCTCGAAACGTTGCTCGAACGCGCGTCCGCCGGCGTCGCGTTCGACGGCCTGCGCGTCGCGGAAACGGACGGCGAGTACGTCCTCGAGACGGCCGAAAACGAGTGGGCCGGCCTCGACGAGACCGAACTCCGTCGAGCGCTCGAATCCGCCGAGGAGTACGTCACGAACTGGTACTACTGGCAGGAGACCGTCGGCGGCGAGGGGACCGCTCGTCGGGCCTTCCTCCGGTGGTGCGAGCGCGCGCCGCTCGTGGACGCCGACCCGGACGACGCGACGACCGGTCCCTGGAGCGACGGCGGCGGAGACGACGACGCGACCGGTCGCCCGGCGACGCTCGGAGTCACGGAACGGTACGACGCGCTCCGCGGCGGCATCGACCGCGAGTGGGGCCAGCTCTCGATCACCGTCCGCTTCGTGGATATCGACGATCCTGACGGCGAGCGCGTCTACGATCTCTGGCACGTCGACGACGCCGACAGCGATATCAGCGATCTCGAGATCTACGACGACCCGCGCGACGCGCGGGAACTCGCGACTTACGACGAGGACGGCCGCTACCGGCCGCTGAAGACCGCGCCGACGCTGCCCGGCGGCTGGGCGTTTACCGGTCTCTCGGGCGACGAACTCGTCGAAACGGTCGAGTTCTTCTATCCCGCGACGGTCGCCAACTGGCACCGCGAACTGCGCGGGAACTTGGACGTCGACCACTGGCTCGAGACCGCCGAGCGACAGACGGGCATCTACGACGTGATCGACGAACTCCCCCGCGAGGCCGTCGAGTGGATGGCCGAGGCCTGCTGCGTCGACTCCCAGTGTCTCCGCCGCCGCGAGTGGCAGTACGAGGACGGCGACGATCTCGACGTGGACGGCGGCGACGGGCCGTTCCCCTGCCGCGAGCCGTGCTCGCTCGTGATCGCCGCCGCCCGCAAGTGGGCCATCCTCGAGTCCGAAGACGAACACACCTACGAACTCGAGTTGACGACGAGCGAACTCAATCAGCTCGAGGAACTGATCGACGCGGTCGCGGAAGACCGAACCGACGAGATCCGCGAGGCGGACGTCAACGACGGTGCGAACCGCTACCGGGCGCGATACCTCCGAGCCAAGCGATTCGACGACGAGGGCGACCTCGAGGCGACCCGGGTCGACGACTGA
- a CDS encoding CbiX/SirB N-terminal domain-containing protein, producing the protein MQALVIAAHGSHLNPDASDPTYAHADTIRETGAFDEVREAFWKEEPHFREVIRTLESDEVFVVPLFISEGYFTEQVIPRELRLDDWDPDQWESDGTSASQATLEAEDVGKTIHYCGPVGTHDAMTDVIVQRAETATEDPDVGEGFGLSVVGHGTDRNENSAKAIEYHSDRIAERDRFDEVKALFMDEEPEVDDVTDYFESDDIVVVPLFIADGYHTQEDIPEDMGLTDDYRLGWDVPAEVDGHRIWYTGAVGTEDLMADVVLERAADAGADIGDARDAVRELAASVAETGADAGPEPGAGAGAGD; encoded by the coding sequence ATGCAAGCGCTGGTCATCGCGGCACACGGATCGCACCTGAATCCGGACGCCTCGGATCCGACCTACGCCCACGCGGACACGATTCGCGAGACGGGCGCGTTCGACGAGGTCCGCGAGGCGTTCTGGAAGGAAGAGCCGCACTTCCGCGAGGTGATCCGCACCCTCGAGTCCGACGAGGTGTTCGTCGTCCCCCTGTTCATCAGCGAGGGCTACTTCACCGAGCAGGTCATCCCGCGGGAACTGCGACTCGACGATTGGGACCCCGATCAGTGGGAGTCCGACGGCACCAGCGCCTCACAGGCCACGCTCGAGGCCGAGGACGTCGGCAAGACGATCCACTACTGCGGGCCGGTCGGGACCCACGACGCGATGACGGACGTGATCGTCCAGCGAGCCGAGACCGCGACGGAGGACCCGGACGTCGGGGAGGGGTTCGGCCTCTCAGTCGTCGGCCACGGTACCGACCGGAACGAGAACTCCGCGAAGGCAATCGAGTACCACAGCGACCGCATCGCCGAGCGCGACCGCTTCGACGAGGTGAAGGCGCTATTCATGGACGAAGAGCCGGAGGTCGACGACGTCACCGACTACTTCGAGAGCGATGACATCGTCGTCGTCCCGCTTTTCATCGCCGACGGCTACCACACGCAGGAGGACATTCCCGAGGACATGGGACTGACCGATGACTACCGTCTCGGGTGGGACGTACCGGCCGAGGTCGACGGCCACCGGATCTGGTACACGGGCGCGGTCGGGACCGAGGACCTGATGGCGGACGTCGTCCTCGAGCGAGCGGCCGACGCCGGGGCCGACATCGGCGACGCCCGGGATGCGGTCCGCGAACTGGCCGCGTCGGTCGCAGAGACCGGGGCCGACGCCGGCCCCGAACCGGGTGCGGGAGCGGGTGCGGGGGACTGA
- a CDS encoding BsuPI-related putative proteinase inhibitor, whose product MSLEGSLETPADGSRDAVMFVFTVTNTSDESVELEFSDACKAEFVLVDDGSEVWRFSEGRMFAQVLSSERLDPGESTTYEAEWSDPEPGEYTAIAELRARETDCEATTTVTVPR is encoded by the coding sequence ATGAGCCTCGAGGGATCGCTCGAGACGCCGGCGGACGGGTCCAGAGACGCCGTCATGTTCGTGTTCACCGTCACCAATACGAGCGACGAGTCCGTCGAGCTCGAGTTCTCGGACGCCTGCAAGGCGGAGTTCGTGCTCGTCGACGACGGCAGCGAGGTCTGGCGGTTCAGCGAGGGCCGCATGTTCGCCCAGGTACTGAGTTCGGAACGACTCGATCCCGGCGAGTCGACGACCTACGAGGCGGAGTGGTCCGACCCCGAGCCGGGCGAGTACACTGCGATCGCGGAGTTGCGGGCTCGAGAGACGGACTGCGAGGCGACAACGACGGTCACCGTTCCACGATGA
- a CDS encoding glycoside hydrolase family 55 protein, producing MADQTPRLGLGTYEPGDEWDHTDTVEAVDRHAIVRGPIADRPMTGEYDDELYHATDQGITWRWDGDSDDWVYFGGRGSPDRPVPGTSHFEATTTTHARTAESPVWNVEAHGIEGDGETAVGAAVHDLLETVADAGGGIVYFPPGRYLLERTPLIGDDTVLQGAGRATVLEGPRPDGEEGRALLSNRRFDATGYDGASNWTVRDVRIDAPDATGIMPAHAENVRLERIYGDRIYYHHVDVVSAKNVTVDGYWATRGGEGGSDAPVQFDNQNAGTGTNGVWDGKRETLVADDGTPTRNCTLTNFEIDPTNDPEYGVHLHRDGNESITISDGYITGCRHSAIRADTGGLVADLTIDAVSCIENARGISLGHIEDGRRELTISNVTIRTDSDATAAGSGLYAGGFDGAAISNIVVDGEFTNAIIFDDMADLKLNGITAKGARDQAFRFRDGVDATLTTARAADCGDAGVYVGSGSSVDYGGVTFDGVGQRVKVDGELREWTSS from the coding sequence GTGGCCGATCAGACGCCACGACTCGGACTGGGAACGTACGAACCCGGCGACGAGTGGGATCACACCGACACGGTCGAGGCGGTCGATCGACACGCGATCGTCCGCGGCCCCATCGCCGACCGTCCGATGACGGGCGAGTACGACGACGAACTCTACCACGCTACCGATCAGGGGATCACGTGGCGCTGGGACGGGGACAGCGATGATTGGGTCTACTTCGGCGGCCGGGGAAGCCCCGATCGGCCGGTCCCCGGGACGAGCCACTTCGAGGCGACGACGACCACCCATGCCCGCACCGCGGAGTCGCCCGTCTGGAACGTCGAGGCCCACGGGATCGAAGGCGACGGAGAAACCGCGGTCGGAGCGGCCGTCCACGACCTCCTCGAGACCGTCGCCGACGCGGGCGGCGGAATCGTCTACTTCCCGCCCGGGAGGTACCTGCTCGAGCGGACGCCGCTGATCGGGGACGACACGGTCCTGCAGGGCGCGGGTCGGGCGACGGTCCTCGAGGGGCCCCGACCCGACGGCGAGGAAGGGCGGGCACTGCTCTCGAACAGGAGGTTCGACGCGACCGGGTACGACGGCGCGTCGAACTGGACGGTTCGCGACGTCCGGATCGACGCGCCGGACGCGACCGGTATCATGCCCGCCCACGCCGAAAACGTCCGTCTGGAGCGGATCTACGGTGACCGCATCTACTATCACCACGTCGACGTCGTCTCCGCGAAGAACGTCACCGTGGACGGCTACTGGGCGACTCGCGGCGGGGAGGGCGGCTCCGACGCGCCGGTGCAGTTCGACAATCAGAACGCGGGGACCGGGACGAACGGCGTGTGGGACGGGAAACGGGAGACGCTCGTCGCCGACGACGGGACGCCGACTCGGAACTGCACCCTCACGAACTTCGAGATCGATCCGACCAACGACCCCGAGTACGGCGTCCACCTCCACCGGGACGGCAACGAGTCGATCACGATCAGCGACGGGTACATCACCGGCTGCCGGCATTCGGCCATCAGGGCCGACACCGGCGGACTGGTCGCAGACCTGACGATCGACGCCGTCTCGTGCATCGAGAACGCGCGCGGGATCTCGCTGGGCCATATCGAGGACGGCCGGCGGGAACTGACGATCAGCAATGTCACGATCAGGACCGACAGCGACGCCACGGCCGCCGGATCGGGACTGTACGCGGGTGGGTTCGACGGCGCGGCGATCTCGAACATCGTCGTCGACGGGGAGTTCACGAACGCGATCATCTTCGACGACATGGCCGATCTGAAGCTCAACGGAATCACCGCGAAGGGGGCCAGAGACCAGGCGTTCCGGTTCAGGGACGGCGTCGATGCGACGCTGACGACTGCCCGCGCGGCCGACTGTGGCGACGCGGGCGTCTACGTGGGGTCGGGCAGTAGCGTCGACTACGGCGGCGTCACGTTCGACGGCGTCGGGCAACGCGTCAAGGTCGACGGCGAACTCCGGGAGTGGACGTCGTCGTGA
- a CDS encoding DUF2797 domain-containing protein yields the protein MQLVGYEPSGRGSALLISDGSGDVDSRPLEAGDDLAYALGDRHCAGTVHDDEHVSCDRPSTPYCDYHTNTWVCARCTGTCLKDEMDCYEEHAVYIAAFAPDTFKVGVTKHRRLETRLREQGADRAAHVHTVSNGRVARELEAEIATRLVDRVRTGPKVAALAADVDEAAWGSALAEFDVIDRFEFDYGMDLEARPVRETIASGTVVGVKGRLLVLANGGTTYAVDMRDLVGYDLEAGASERNLQSSLGSFG from the coding sequence GTGCAACTGGTCGGCTACGAACCGAGCGGGCGAGGGTCGGCGCTGCTGATAAGCGACGGCAGCGGCGATGTCGACTCCCGCCCGCTCGAGGCCGGCGACGACCTCGCGTACGCGCTCGGCGACCGCCACTGTGCCGGCACCGTCCACGACGACGAGCACGTTTCCTGTGACCGGCCGTCGACCCCCTACTGTGACTATCACACGAACACGTGGGTCTGTGCGCGCTGTACCGGAACCTGCCTGAAAGACGAGATGGACTGTTACGAGGAACACGCGGTCTACATCGCGGCCTTCGCCCCGGACACGTTCAAGGTCGGTGTCACGAAACACCGGCGACTCGAGACCCGCCTGCGCGAGCAGGGGGCCGACCGCGCGGCCCACGTTCACACCGTTTCGAACGGCCGCGTCGCCCGCGAACTCGAGGCCGAAATCGCGACCCGGCTCGTCGACCGCGTTCGAACCGGCCCGAAAGTCGCCGCGCTCGCGGCCGATGTCGACGAGGCCGCCTGGGGGTCAGCTCTCGCGGAGTTCGACGTCATCGACCGGTTCGAGTTCGACTACGGGATGGACCTCGAGGCCCGCCCGGTCCGCGAGACGATCGCCTCGGGGACCGTCGTCGGCGTCAAAGGCCGACTGCTGGTCCTCGCGAACGGCGGGACGACCTACGCCGTCGACATGCGCGATCTGGTCGGCTACGACCTCGAGGCGGGCGCGTCGGAGCGGAATCTCCAGTCGTCGCTCGGGTCGTTCGGATAG
- a CDS encoding ABC transporter substrate-binding protein translates to MLAATAGLTVSSSGCLRQVRNIVRSDDIQQLSVTITTVPADADRQSVRIARHLEENLTAVGVDVSIDLRSDIEFRRAVLYDHDFEICIGRHPGGADPDFLYEALYSRYIDESGWQNPFGFSNQNIDALLEDQRNAEGDDRRKAVTAMLEAIATEQPFVPICVPEEHRVARTDRFDGWSEGHLATRHGYLGLDPADGVDALRVAHTDARPTENLNPIATDYRHRGTITDLLYDSLATQNGDEAIEPWLAESWEWDGRTVDISLRDGCEFHDGEPLSAEDVKFTYQFLQDTSLGDHDTASPAPLYRGQVDAVKSVDIRHGHRVELTVETSPAVGERALLVPILPAHIWRDRATDVMGPGGPSIAQGTTEAVVTNNVPPIGSGPFQFAGRTEGTQLTLERFDDHFTRRPTVDLPAPTVDECPIEIHPSGDTAAQVVANDDADVTSLPLGPSDIGGVDTSNDVQLLESSSWSFYCLGFNTRDAPFSNYRFRRVLAQLLDKEWLVDEIFHGHARPVATAVTDEWVPESLEWDGRDPETPFLGSEGEVDVRAAKGAFEAAGFRYDDHGRLRVRQ, encoded by the coding sequence ATGTTGGCAGCGACAGCCGGACTGACGGTCTCGAGCAGCGGCTGTCTTCGCCAGGTCCGGAATATCGTCAGGTCGGACGACATCCAACAGCTCTCCGTGACGATCACGACGGTCCCGGCGGACGCGGACAGACAGTCCGTCCGAATCGCACGTCATCTCGAGGAGAACCTCACGGCCGTCGGGGTCGACGTTTCCATCGACCTTCGGTCCGACATCGAGTTCCGTCGAGCGGTACTGTACGACCACGATTTCGAGATCTGTATCGGACGCCATCCGGGCGGGGCCGATCCCGACTTCCTCTACGAGGCGTTGTACTCGCGGTATATCGACGAATCTGGCTGGCAGAACCCCTTCGGGTTCAGCAACCAGAACATCGATGCACTCCTCGAGGACCAGCGCAACGCCGAGGGTGACGATAGACGGAAAGCCGTCACGGCGATGCTCGAGGCGATCGCGACCGAGCAGCCGTTCGTTCCGATCTGCGTCCCCGAGGAGCACCGGGTCGCCAGGACGGACCGGTTCGACGGCTGGAGCGAGGGCCATCTCGCGACGCGCCACGGCTATCTCGGTCTCGACCCGGCCGACGGCGTCGATGCGCTCCGAGTCGCCCACACTGACGCCAGGCCGACGGAGAATCTCAATCCGATCGCGACCGACTACCGTCATCGCGGAACGATCACCGATCTCCTGTACGACTCGCTGGCGACGCAGAACGGTGACGAGGCGATCGAGCCGTGGCTCGCGGAGTCGTGGGAATGGGACGGCCGAACGGTCGACATCTCTCTCCGGGACGGTTGTGAGTTCCACGACGGCGAGCCGTTGAGCGCCGAAGACGTCAAGTTCACGTATCAGTTCCTCCAGGATACCTCGCTGGGCGATCACGATACGGCCTCGCCAGCACCGCTGTATCGGGGACAGGTCGACGCCGTCAAATCGGTCGATATCCGCCACGGCCACCGCGTCGAACTCACGGTCGAAACGTCGCCGGCGGTCGGCGAGCGTGCGCTTCTCGTACCGATACTTCCCGCTCATATCTGGCGTGATCGGGCGACCGACGTCATGGGACCCGGCGGCCCCAGCATCGCCCAGGGAACCACGGAGGCCGTCGTCACGAACAACGTTCCGCCGATCGGGAGCGGCCCCTTCCAGTTCGCCGGTCGGACCGAGGGGACCCAGCTGACGCTCGAGCGGTTCGACGACCACTTCACGCGTCGCCCGACCGTCGATCTCCCGGCACCGACCGTCGACGAGTGTCCTATCGAGATCCATCCGAGCGGCGACACGGCGGCACAGGTCGTCGCGAACGACGACGCCGACGTGACGAGCCTCCCGCTCGGCCCCTCCGATATCGGCGGTGTCGACACGTCCAACGACGTACAGTTGCTCGAGTCGTCGTCGTGGTCGTTTTACTGTCTGGGATTCAACACCCGCGACGCACCGTTTAGCAACTACCGGTTCCGGCGGGTACTCGCGCAGTTACTCGACAAAGAGTGGTTGGTCGACGAGATATTCCACGGTCACGCCCGTCCCGTCGCGACTGCAGTCACCGACGAATGGGTGCCCGAAAGTCTCGAGTGGGACGGGAGAGATCCCGAAACGCCGTTCCTGGGCTCGGAGGGCGAGGTCGACGTCCGCGCGGCGAAGGGAGCGTTCGAAGCCGCCGGGTTCCGATACGACGATCACGGCCGGCTTCGGGTCAGACAGTAA
- a CDS encoding phosphatase PAP2 family protein, producing MLADVLIQLVVVTGILLPISVVLFIGRERLVQTRSEWRARLKTSAPAIAVLLVVLLINRFARQRAPRLSRDIGFHLTSSFYNIEGEFILLFQSIATPETTAYFSSVYVYGYVFLLIFPVIAYFTLADTRMFRRLLTAYALNYVIGLVLYIFVIAYGPRNVMPAEVAETMLFDTNPQYQYLTREVNSNTNVFPSLHTSLSATVATFAAITRSTFPKWFPVAVVLAASVAISTMFLGIHWGIDVIAGMLLAALCVVLSDRLVGRWPVSDLLDERLREVEDRIPWLDRSE from the coding sequence ATGCTCGCCGACGTGCTGATTCAACTCGTCGTCGTGACCGGGATCCTCCTCCCGATCTCGGTAGTTCTCTTTATCGGCCGAGAGCGCCTCGTACAGACGCGATCGGAGTGGCGAGCCCGACTCAAAACGTCAGCACCCGCTATCGCCGTCTTGCTCGTCGTCTTGCTGATCAATCGGTTCGCCAGACAGCGCGCACCGCGGCTCTCCCGAGATATCGGATTTCATCTCACCTCGAGTTTCTACAATATCGAGGGGGAGTTCATCCTGCTCTTTCAGTCGATCGCGACCCCGGAGACGACGGCGTACTTCTCGTCGGTCTACGTCTACGGCTACGTCTTTTTGCTCATCTTTCCGGTTATCGCGTACTTTACGCTGGCCGATACGCGAATGTTCCGTCGGTTACTGACCGCGTACGCGCTCAACTACGTAATCGGACTCGTCCTTTACATCTTCGTCATCGCGTACGGCCCCCGAAACGTGATGCCCGCCGAAGTCGCGGAAACGATGCTGTTCGATACCAATCCACAGTATCAATACCTCACCCGCGAGGTCAACAGCAACACCAACGTCTTCCCGTCGCTTCACACCTCGCTCTCGGCGACCGTCGCGACGTTCGCAGCGATAACGCGCTCGACGTTTCCGAAGTGGTTCCCCGTCGCGGTCGTGCTGGCGGCCAGCGTCGCGATTTCGACGATGTTTCTCGGAATCCACTGGGGGATCGACGTCATCGCCGGAATGCTTCTCGCGGCCCTCTGTGTCGTTCTCTCGGACAGACTCGTCGGTCGCTGGCCAGTCTCCGACCTACTCGACGAACGGCTCCGAGAGGTCGAGGACCGGATACCGTGGTTGGATCGAAGTGAGTAG